Genomic DNA from Gemmatimonadales bacterium:
TCGTGGATTACACCACCGGCGTGTCCCCCGGGATGGTGGTGCTCGACGCGATTCACCAGATCCAGGCGGAACAGGCCAACGACCTCGCTGTCCGCTGGAACTGCAAGGCCGGCAAGTGCGGCTCCTGCTCGGCCGAGGTGAACGGCATGCCGACGCTCATGTGCATGACCCGGCTCAACCAGCTCCCGCTGGACAAGCCGGTCACCGTGGAGCCGATGCGGGCCTTCCCGCCGATCAAGGACCTGGTCACCGACGTCTCCTGGAACTACGCGGTCAAACGGCGGATCAAGCCGTTCAAGCCCCGCCCGCCCGATGCTCCCGACGGCACCTGGCGCATGGCGCAGACGGACGCCGACCGGGTGCAGGAGTTCCGCAAGTGCATCGAGTGCTTTCTCTGCCAGGACGTCTGCCACGTCCTGCGGGACCACCAGCTCCATGACGACTTCATCGGCCCGCGCTTCCTGGTGCACGTGGCCGCGCTGGAGATGCATCCGCTGGACGCGGAAGACCGGGTGGAGGAGCTCCGGCGGGCCCACGGTATCGGCTACTGCAACATCACCAAGTGCTGCACCACGGTGTGCCCCGAGCACATCACCATCACCGACAACGCGATCATCCCGCTCAAGGAGCGGGTGGTCGACCAGTTCTTCGACCCGCTGGGCCGGGTGCTGAAGGTGTTCAGCCGGAGACCCGCGCAGTGAGCTTCGAGCCCAAGCCGATCTCGCGGGAGAGCGTGGCCGCGGCGCTGCAGAAGGCCGAGCGCTACCGGCTCATCAACGATCCCTCGTCGGCGGAAAGCATCTGCCTCGACGTGCTGACGGTGGACCCGGCCAACCAGCAGGCCCTGGTGAGTCTGCTCCTGGCCATCACCGACCAGTTCTCCGAGGCGCCGACCGCGGGCGTGCACCGGGCCCGCGAGCTGCTCCCCCGCCTGAGCGACGACTACAAACGGGACTATTACGGCGGGATCATCTGCGAGCGGTGCGCCAAGGCGTACCTGCGCCTGGGCACGCCCGGCTCGGGAGAGAAAGCCTACCACTGGCTGCGCGAGGCGATGAGGTGGTACGAGCGGGCCGAAGCACACCGGCCGGCCGGGAACGACGAATCGATACTGCGGTGGAACACCTGCGCCCGGCTCCTCGCCCGCTACCCCCAGCTCAAGCCCCGCGAAGAGGAGCCGTTCGAGCCGAGCCTGGAGTGACGAACCTGGGCTTCGGCTGCCTCGCCCTCTTTCTCCTGCCATTCGCCGCCGCGGGAGTGTTCGCCGCGGTCCAGGGCGTCCGCTCCGCGACGTCCGGCGACTGGGCTCAGGCGGGTCTGCTCGCGGTCTTCGCGCTCACATTCGGAGGCGTCGGCTTCGGCGGACTCGCGGCCACGCGGGTGGGACGCCGCCGCGCCGGGGAGGCGGCGGCGCTCAAGGCCAGGAATCCCGCCGCCCCCTGGCTCTGGCGGCCCGACTGGGCAGCCGGGTGGGTGGACGATTCGAGTCGCGGGACCATGTGGTTCGCCTGGATCTTCGCGACCTTGTGGAATCTCATCAGCCTCCCCGGCGTCGTGCTCGCAGTGCGCGCGGCGGTCTGGAAACAGAAGCCCGCCGCGCTCCTGATCCTGCTCTTCCCCGCCATCGGCATCGCTCTGCTGGTCTGGGCCATCCGTGCGACCTTGCGGTACCGCCGGTTCGGCGTGTCGCGGCTGGAGCTGGATACCCGTCCCGGGGTCGTCGGCCACAGCCTGGCAGGAACGGTGCGGACCACCGTCCCGCTGCGGCCGGTCGAGGGGTTCGAGGTCGTCCTGCGCTGTATCCGGCGGGTGACCAGCGGCAGCTCCAAGAATCGGTCTACCACCGAAAGCGTCCTCTGGCAGGAAGAGCGCCGGGTGGCCGGAGAGGTGGCCCGGGACGCGAGCGGGATGGGCACCAGGATCCCGGTCGGATTCGCTCTCCCTCCCGACGCGCGGGCCTGCGATGACAGCGTCTCGGATGACCAGATTCTCTGGCGGCTGGAGGTGACGGCCGGGGTTCCGGGTATCGACTACGCCTCGAGCTTCGAGGTGCCAGTCTTCCGGACCGAGCTGAGCAAGGAGCCGCCGACCGTGAGCGAGGCCGCCCTGGGAGCACCGGTGGCGCTCGACACCTACCGCCAACCGCCCGGGTCGCGTATCGAGGTCAGCACAACCAGGCGAGGAACGGAGATCTTCTTTCCCGCCGCCCGGAATCCGGGGGTCGCCTCGGGTCTCACGCTCTTCGCGGCGCTGTGGGGTGGCGTGGTGTGGGCCCTGATGCATTCGCGCGCGCCGCTCGTCTTCCCCATCGTGTTCGGGGGATTCGGCGTGCTCCTGCTGGTGGGCGTGCTGGAGCTCTGGCTCAGGGAGTCCCGCGTGGTGGCGGGGAACGGCAGTCTCACCCTGGCGAGCGGCTACCTCGTGACCGGCGGCGGCCAGACTCTGCCGGCGTCCGCCGTCGACGACGTCACCACCCGCATCACCATGCAGTCGGGGACGCGGCCCTATTACGACATCGTGGTCCTGACCAAGGCGGGGAAGAAGCTCACCGCCGGCCGCGCGGTCCGCGACAAGCGGGAGGCGGAGTGGCTGGCGGGCACGGTCAAACAGGCGCTCGGGGTGAAGTGAGGCCGTTCCTGGTCCTGCGGCACACAGCCTCGGCTGCCAGGTGAGATTCCGGTGATTTCGGCG
This window encodes:
- a CDS encoding succinate dehydrogenase/fumarate reductase iron-sulfur subunit, whose protein sequence is VDYTTGVSPGMVVLDAIHQIQAEQANDLAVRWNCKAGKCGSCSAEVNGMPTLMCMTRLNQLPLDKPVTVEPMRAFPPIKDLVTDVSWNYAVKRRIKPFKPRPPDAPDGTWRMAQTDADRVQEFRKCIECFLCQDVCHVLRDHQLHDDFIGPRFLVHVAALEMHPLDAEDRVEELRRAHGIGYCNITKCCTTVCPEHITITDNAIIPLKERVVDQFFDPLGRVLKVFSRRPAQ